Within the Micromonospora citrea genome, the region GGGTCGCTGTTGATGAACTTGACCCGGCAGTCGTTGGGCCGCCACGGCTTGGCCTTGCCGCCCTCGCACCAGTAGATCGCCGCGCCGACCAGGACGAGTTCCCGGTGGCGGAGCTGCTTGACCCAGGCCGCGACCTTCGCCACCGTCTCGGCCCGGGCCGCGTCGCGGACGGCGCGGTGCCGACCCCACTAGGCGTCGGTCATCACCTTGGAATGCGCCCTCCGGCGCGCCCTCGCCTCGTCGGAGTCGCTGTCGATCGGAAGGTGACACACCCACTGGTAGGCGGTGGACCGGGCCACCCCCACCCGCCTCGCGATCTCCGGCACGGTGCACCCGTCGCGGCGCAGACTCAGCGCCCGCTCGTACAGCTCCGGCAGTGGCCCACGGTAGCCGCCGGCAGGCTGCGCCGTTGGCGGACCGGTGGTTGATGGATCAGTCATGACCAGCACGTTAGTACGGGCGTACGACAGTTCAAGCATTCATTCCCGACGCTGTCCCGTGCGCGCAGCACGAAGCTAAGTTACGGTGACGTAGGCGTAACTTCGTGATCGATCGTCCCTCTGCGAGGTGCCATGTCCACCACCCTTCTCGAGCCCGCGTCGGGCCCCAAGCCGCTTACCCAGGGGAGCCAGTCCCGAGGCATCCTCGTCGCCCTCTGGGCGTTCGTGGTGATTCCCTTCCTCGCCCTCCTCGCCGCCGTACCGGTCGCCTGGGGCGGCTGGCTGGGCTGGACCGACGTGGCGGTCGCCGCCCTCTGGTACGTCGTCTCCGGGCTGGGCATCACCGTCGGCTACCACCGCTACTTCACCCACGGCTCGTTCAAGGCCAAGCGCTGGCTGCGGGTGGCGCTGGCGGTCTCGGGCTCGCTGGCGGTGCAGGGCGACATCATCCAGTGGGTGGCCGACCACCGGCGGCACCACGCCTTCTCCGACCTGGAGGGCGACCCGCACTCGCCGTGGCGGTTCGGGGAGAGCGTGCGCGGGCTGGCCAGGGGCCTCTTCCACGCGCACGTCGGCTGGCTCTTCGGCCGGGAGCTGTCCAACCGGGAGCGGTTCGCCCCGGACCTGCTCGCCGACCGCGACATCAACCGGGTGGACCGGCTCTTCCCGCTGCTGGTGGCCGTCTCGGTGCTGGGGCCCGCGCTGATGGGCGGCCTGCTGACCTGGTCGTGGCAGGGCGCGCTGACCGCGCTCTTCTGGGGCGGGCTGGTCCGCATCGCGCTGCTGCACCACGTGACCTGGTCGATCAACTCGGTGTGTCACGTGTACGGCGAGCGGCCGTTCGCGATGCGCCAGGGCGACCGGGCGTCGAACTTCTGGCCGCTGGCGATCCTGTCGTTCGGCGAGAGCTGGCACAACCTGCACCACGCCGATCCGACCTGTGCGCGGCACGGGGTACTGCGGGGCCAGGTGGACATCTCGGCCCGGGTGATCTGGCTGTTCGAGAAGGCCGGCGCGGCCTGGGACGTGCGCTGGCCCAAGCCCGAGCGCATCGCGGCGAAGCTCGTCAAGCCGGCCACGGGGACGTAAACCGGGCGGTGCCTGTCGGGGGCACCTGGCAGTATGGCCGGGTGACCGAGCAGAGCGGGGGCGACGGCGGGCGGCCCGCCGCCGCCGGAGCCGGCGAGGAGACGGTCGGGCGGCGCCTCGTCGCCATCCGACCGATCGCCGGTGAGGCGACGACGTGAGCCGGCACACCGA harbors:
- a CDS encoding helix-turn-helix domain-containing protein; translated protein: MTDPSTTGPPTAQPAGGYRGPLPELYERALSLRRDGCTVPEIARRVGVARSTAYQWVCHLPIDSDSDEARARRRAHSKVMTDA
- a CDS encoding acyl-CoA desaturase, whose product is MSTTLLEPASGPKPLTQGSQSRGILVALWAFVVIPFLALLAAVPVAWGGWLGWTDVAVAALWYVVSGLGITVGYHRYFTHGSFKAKRWLRVALAVSGSLAVQGDIIQWVADHRRHHAFSDLEGDPHSPWRFGESVRGLARGLFHAHVGWLFGRELSNRERFAPDLLADRDINRVDRLFPLLVAVSVLGPALMGGLLTWSWQGALTALFWGGLVRIALLHHVTWSINSVCHVYGERPFAMRQGDRASNFWPLAILSFGESWHNLHHADPTCARHGVLRGQVDISARVIWLFEKAGAAWDVRWPKPERIAAKLVKPATGT